A genome region from Halorussus pelagicus includes the following:
- a CDS encoding 30S ribosomal protein S17 — translation MATGLNVSEPEGTCSDENCPFHGTLSVRGQTLEGEVASTDMDKTVIVEREYDVPVPKYDRYMKRRSRVPAHHPDCLELEVGDTVRIAETRPLSKTKSHVVVEQFETTRSFGAGGTEQQDESEDEE, via the coding sequence ATGGCAACAGGACTGAACGTATCAGAGCCGGAAGGAACCTGCTCCGACGAGAACTGTCCGTTCCACGGAACGCTGTCCGTGCGCGGTCAGACGCTCGAAGGAGAGGTTGCTTCCACAGACATGGACAAAACCGTGATCGTCGAGCGAGAGTACGACGTTCCGGTTCCGAAGTACGACCGGTACATGAAGCGCCGGTCCCGAGTCCCGGCACACCACCCGGACTGCTTGGAACTGGAAGTCGGCGACACGGTTCGTATCGCAGAGACCCGACCGCTTTCGAAGACGAAGAGCCACGTCGTCGTCGAGCAGTTCGAGACGACGCGGAGCTTCGGAGCGGGCGGCACCGAACAACAAGACGAATCGGAGGACGAAGAATAA
- a CDS encoding 50S ribosomal protein L14 yields MEALKADITQGLSKGSLLNCADNTGAREVKLISVSGYSGAKSRHPKAGIGDKVTVSVTKGTPEMRRQVLEAVVVRQRQPIRRPDGMRVKFEDNAAVIIDDVEEPRGTEIKGPIAREVAERFGSIASTATMIV; encoded by the coding sequence ATGGAAGCGCTCAAAGCCGACATTACGCAGGGCCTCTCGAAAGGCTCGCTCCTCAACTGCGCCGACAACACGGGCGCACGCGAGGTCAAACTCATCAGCGTCTCCGGCTACTCCGGCGCCAAGAGCCGCCACCCGAAGGCGGGCATCGGTGACAAAGTGACCGTCTCGGTCACGAAGGGTACCCCAGAGATGCGACGGCAAGTGCTGGAAGCGGTTGTTGTTCGCCAGCGCCAGCCGATTCGTCGTCCCGACGGCATGCGCGTCAAGTTCGAAGACAACGCGGCCGTCATCATCGACGACGTTGAGGAACCGCGCGGGACCGAAATCAAGGGTCCCATCGCGCGGGAAGTCGCAGAGCGGTTCGGAAGCATCGCAAGCACCGCTACGATGATAGTATGA
- the rplX gene encoding 50S ribosomal protein L24, translated as MTQQPRKQRNQTERASLHERHEQVKATLADDLREEFDTRSVRVNAGDTVEVMRGDFAGDEGEVIKVDLRDAVVHVEDVTLEKADGEEVPRPLDASNLKVTDLDLEDDLREERLRGENE; from the coding sequence ATGACTCAGCAACCACGCAAACAACGAAACCAGACCGAGCGCGCCTCGCTCCACGAGCGACACGAGCAGGTCAAGGCGACGCTCGCCGACGACCTCCGCGAGGAGTTCGACACCCGCAGTGTCCGCGTCAACGCGGGCGACACCGTCGAGGTGATGCGCGGGGACTTCGCTGGCGACGAAGGCGAAGTCATCAAGGTTGACCTCCGCGACGCGGTCGTTCACGTCGAGGACGTGACTCTCGAGAAGGCCGACGGCGAAGAAGTGCCCCGGCCGCTCGACGCGAGCAATCTCAAGGTCACCGACCTCGACCTCGAAGACGACCTGCGCGAGGAGCGCCTCCGAGGTGAGAACGAATGA
- a CDS encoding 30S ribosomal protein S4e — translation MTKHQKRLSVPKSWPVERKTETFTVKADSGPHGEDGVPLIILLRDVLGYVGSRKEARYALDQGNVLVNGDENVAEDRPIGMFDIIAFTEREEFYRVFPDEGGRLTLTPIEADAAESKLGKIEDKTKVSGGRTQLNLHDGQNLLVEDDEYSAGDSIVISNDDTEVVAHFPYEEGSLVTAVRGSHAGDIGEVTEIQVTPGSGSNNVVVETDDDGTFETVEEYVVVIDENFVGDDE, via the coding sequence ATGACGAAACACCAGAAGCGACTCTCAGTTCCGAAGTCCTGGCCGGTCGAGCGCAAGACCGAAACCTTCACCGTGAAGGCCGATTCCGGCCCGCACGGAGAGGACGGCGTGCCCCTCATCATCCTGCTGCGGGACGTGCTGGGCTACGTCGGCTCCCGGAAGGAAGCACGATACGCTCTCGATCAGGGCAACGTGCTGGTCAACGGCGACGAGAACGTCGCCGAGGACCGACCTATCGGGATGTTCGACATCATCGCGTTCACCGAGCGCGAAGAGTTCTACCGCGTCTTCCCCGACGAGGGCGGTCGGCTCACGCTGACTCCCATCGAGGCCGACGCCGCCGAGAGCAAGCTCGGAAAGATCGAGGACAAGACGAAGGTCTCGGGCGGTCGCACCCAGCTCAACCTCCACGACGGGCAGAACCTGCTCGTCGAGGACGACGAGTACAGCGCCGGGGACTCCATCGTCATCAGCAACGACGACACCGAGGTCGTCGCGCACTTCCCCTACGAGGAAGGCAGCCTCGTGACCGCTGTCCGCGGTTCGCACGCGGGCGACATCGGCGAGGTCACCGAGATTCAGGTGACGCCCGGTAGCGGTTCGAACAACGTCGTGGTCGAGACGGACGACGACGGCACCTTCGAGACGGTCGAAGAGTACGTCGTGGTCATCGACGAGAACTTCGTGGGTGATGACGAATGA